The segment CGAAGCTAGTATTGAATACAGAAAAAAACTCTGTGTTTGATTTTGAAATGGATGATATCAAAGTTGAAGGATATGAGCCGCATCCTTCAATAAAGGCACCTATCGCGGTCTAAGAAAGGATGAGAAAATGTTCGCTGCAATCTGGGCACAAGATGAAAATGGCCTGATCGGAAAAGAAGATAGACTTCCTTGGCATTTGCCGAATGATTTGAAATTTTTTAAGCAAATGACTGAAGCGAATGTATTGATCATGGGACGAAAAACATTTATGGGGATGGGCGGTAAGCCACTACCTAATCGTAAAACGATTGTTTTGACAAGAGACCGTGAGTTTACAGCCGAGGGCGTACTAGTGATGCATGATGTCAATGAAGTATTAGCTTATGAAAAAGAAGTAGATGAAATTTTATTTGTTGCTGGAGGGTCAGCAATCTATGAAGAATTTTTACCTTACTGCACAATTTTGTATCGTACGGTGATCCATCACTCTTTCGAAGGAGATACGTATTTTCCTGCTGTAGACTGGCAAGCATGGTCATTGATCAATATCAGTCCGGGAGAAATAGATGAAAAAAATAGTTATGCACATCAGTTTGAGACGTATAAACGTAAAGAAGAACACACAACTGAAGAGATATAATGTTTCGTTGAACCTATAGATTCAAAGCGGAAGAAACCGAAATGGATTTTTTATCATTCAGGTTTCTTCTGCTTATTTTGTCGTTCCATCAAAAAAAGTAGAACAGATAAAGAAAACTGAGTAGAACCATGTTATCATAACAAACAATTTATTTTAAATTTGTTTATAACTGAATTTGATGAAAAAACAGAAGTTCTTTGGTATACTGAAAGTGGACCTGCCTGAAAAATGCTAGGCACTTTGTGAAAGAAAGAGTGTGAAATAATGACAAACGTAAAAATAGTAACAGATTCTTCTTGTACAATGGAAAAAGCAGTACGAGATCATTTGAATATTCATGTTATGCCATTATCAATTATGATCGATGGCGTTGTATATTCTGATGACGATCAACTAGGCGGAGAGAAATTCATGGAAATGATGGCTAAATCAAAATCATTACCTAAAACAAGTCAACCGCCGATCGGCGAATTCATTTCAACGTATGATGAATTAGGACAAGATGGTAGTGAAGTGATTTCCATCCATATGACGAAAGGGTTAAGTGGAACGGTTGAAGCTGCAAGACAAGCAAGCAACTTAACGAAAACAAACGTCACAGTCATTGATAGTGATACGACTGACCAAGGTTTATCTTTCCAAGTGATTCGTGCGGCTGAAATGGCCAAAGAAGGTAAATCAGCAGAAGAGATCCTTGCTGAAATCGAGAAGATCAAAAATAATACCAAACTTTATATCGGTATCTCCACATTGGATAACTTAGTAAAAGGTGGAAGAATCAGTCGTGCAACTGGTTTACTATCAAGTATGTTAAACATTCGTGTGGTGATGAACTTTGCTCATTCAGAGCTGATTCCTGTGACAAAAGGTCGTGGGAAAAAGACTTTCGACAAGTGGTTCGATGGCTTGAAGAAAGAACTGAAGGCTCTACCGAACGTTCGCCAGATCGGTATCTCACATGCAGGTGCCACAGAGCTTGCTCGAGAGTTTGAAGAAGGCTTGAAACAATTGTTTCCCGATATGGACATCCCAGTATTGCATACAAATCCAGTGATTGCTACCCATACAGGGGAAAATGCTTTTGCAATCATGTATTATACCGATTGATGAATGTAAAATAAGGAACAGAAGGACAGATCATGTGAAGACAAATAAACGTGTTCTTTGTGATCTGTCTTTTTTCGTTCAAGTGCTACTAGCATAAGGAAATGAGGAGGAAAAGACATTTTGAGATGCTCCACTTCCTTTAGCAGATGAGAAACAGCCTCTTTCTTTTTTTCAGAAAAGGGCTATTTTTTTAATTGGAATTTTGGTAATATAAGAAGCAATCATGGTCTAGAGGTGAAACAATGAAACGAATGAAACAACAGTGGTTGCTTGTTTTGATCCCTTTGTTCACTGCAGTTCTTCTATTTGTCGGACTCTCTTTGAGCGTGCCGAAAGCACAGCCTTTGTTAAAACCGGCAGCAACGGTTACTTCTGAAAGCAATCAAAAGGAAAAGTTACACTATGTAGCAATTGGCGATTCATTGACTGAAGGAGTAGGGGACCAGACGAAACAAGGTGGTTTTGTTCCGTTAGTCGCAAATGACATAAAAGAAAGATACGGTTTGACAGCCATTGAAATTGAAAACTATGGTGTAAATGGCGAACGAAGTGATCAAATATTAAAAAGATTGAAAAGCAATGAAGAAATCCAAAAGAATATCGAAACCGCAGACATTATTACCTTGACTGTTGGTGGGAATGATTTAATGAAAGTGATCCAAAATAACCTTTTTGGTATCAGTATCCGTTCATTCAATAAACCAATCAAGAAGTATCAAGAAAACGTCCAAGCCATCATCGAAGAGATACGAGGGTTAAATAAAGAGGTACCTATCTATATTTTAGGGATCTACAATCCATTTTATTTGAACTTCCCTGAGATTACAGATATGCAAACGATTGTGGATAACTGGAATGAAGGAACACAGCAAGTAGTAAATGAAGCAGAAAATAGCTATTTTATCCCGATCAATGATCTATTGTATCAAGGATTAAATCAAGAGGTCGGAATTACTGAAGCTTCTGATCAGTCAGCTTCTAGCGATAGTTCGAACGGGACGAAAAATAATGTGTTATATGAAGAAGATCATTTTCATCCTAATAACTTAGGCTATCAATTGATGGCTAATGCTGTGAGAGATCAATTAATCGAAACGCATGAAAAATGGCTGGTCAAGGAGGGAAACAAGGATGGATAAACGTAGTTCAACAGTTGTAAAAAACAAAAGGCATAACTACTGGAAATACGCATTTCTGATTTTATTAGGCCTGATCATTGGTTCGACGATTTTCTTGGGTACGCGGATATTCGCCAATCGTGAACCTGATTTGCCAGAAGTACCAGCGATTACAGAAAGACAAGGCGATCCAGTATTGACGATCAATACTCAAAAAGAAAAAGTCAACCAACTGATCAGCTTTTTCTTGACAGATTTCCAAGAAGGACAAGATATCAAGTACAAATTTTATTTAGAAAATGAAGCATTGCTTAATGGGACGTTTGAAGTGTTAGGATTCCCTATCGACTTTTACTTGTATTTTGATCCGTATGTAATGGAAAATGGTAATGTTCAGTTAAAAGCAAAAAGTCTATCGATCGGTACATTGAATCTGCCGATCAAAGATGTGATGAATATGATCAAGCGAAATTACAAACTACCTGAATGGATCGAGATCAATACAGACGATTTAACGATCATGTTACGATTAGACCAATTCCGTATGCAAAATGGAATGTACATCAAAGCGGACAAAATTGATTTAGTCAACGATGATATTCGCTTTAGTTTGTATTTACCAAAAGATTCCTCAACGACGGAAGAAACGACCGAATCTAGTACTAATTAAGTGATATCTCGAGAGTAAGGGAGGAATCAACAATGGAACGAGCAATATTTGCAGGAGGTTGTTTTTGGTGCATGATCCAGCCTTTTGACACATTACCTGGCATCCACACGATCATGTCCGGTTATACTGGAGGTCATGTGCCAAATCCAACGTATGAACAAGTGAAAGCCAAAACAACAGGACATACTGAAGCAGTAGAAATCTTGTATGATCCTGAATTGATCTCATACGAGGCATTACTTGAGCTTTATTGGCAACAAACAGATCCTACAGACGCTTTTGGTCAATTTGAAGACCGAGGCGACAATTACCGACCTGTGATTTTTTATACTACAGAAGAACAACGTCAAAAAGCTGAAGAAAGCAAACAACAACTTGCAGCAAGTGGTCGCTTTAGTGATCCCATCGTTACGACGATTGAGCCAGCGGAGACCTTCTATTTAGCAGAAGATGAACATCAAGATTACTACAAAAAAAATCCTGAGAACTTTGAGCGTAATCATGCGCGTCGTGCGGCATTTATTGCTGACAATTGGGAGGGAAAGCAATGAATCGCAGCTTCTATCACTATCTGATGACTCTTCGTGGAGGGAAATCTTCCGATGCGTTATCAACGTTTGCAACCGAAGCTGGAAAAGATATCCAGTTTCCAAAACATAGTACGAGTTATGAAGAAATCTCTGATTATTTAGAAATGAATGTTGATTATTTGCCCTCTATGGATATCTTTGATAAAGCTTGGGATCATTATCTAGAGAATAATCATCTCGCCTGAACAATGGATCTGGTATGAAGGGTATGACTTAAAAAAGACGAGACAAGTACTGCTTAGACAATATTTTTGAATAGTCCTATTTGATACAGTGATTTTGGTCTATTCAATTATTTCTAAAGCATCGTACGTATGTCCGTCTTTTTTCGCGTCTATCTGTAAATGATTATTGAACCATTCGCTTTTTCTGTAGTTATTCTATATAATGAGGATAATAGGTTAAGATTTTACGAGGGATGGATTGATGGGCTTTGACAAAAAAGCAGCGTTATATTGACCGTTTTTGGTTATTTATTAAATTTTTACTTTGTTCCATAGTGATTGCATTTATTTTACGGGGATTTATATTGATCCCAGTACCAGTGGAAGGAAACTCGATGGAGAATGTCCTTAAGCAAGGTGATATGGTCGTTATGGAAAAATTCTCTGAAATCAGAAGATTTGATGTAGTCGTTTTCCAACTTTCAGATGGCACGATCTATATCAAGAGAGTCATTGGTCTACCGGGAGAAACTATTAGTTATGAAAAGGACCAACTAAAAATCAACGGCCAGCCAATCGAAGAACCTTATTTAAGTAAAAATATCCGTTCGGACCATGAAAATGCACCTTATACTACCGATTTTACCTTGGAAGAGTTGATAGGATATACAGAATTACCTGAAGATAGCTATTTTGTTTTGGGGGATAATCGTCGTGTATCAAAAGATAGTCGTTCATTTGGAACAATATCTAGAGATGAAATTTTAGGAAAAGCGAGATTTGTGTATTACCCATTAAATGAAATCAAATGGATCAGGTAAAATAAAAGAAGACTTCCCAATAGCAATATGTTGGAAAGTCTTCTTTTTTTGATTATATTTTCATCCACATTGGTTCCAATGTGTTTCCATCAGGATCTTGTACTTCAAGAGAATACATTTCTTCTTCCGGTATTCCCATCTCGACTGTATGGTAGCTACCACCATTTTCTTTTGCAATTTCACCAAAACGTTTGACTTCTGCAGCATTTGCTAAACTAAAAGCAATCAGTGCACCGCTCATTTTTTTTGTGTCTGCGATTTCTTTGTTTTTCAAGAATTTTTTGTAAAAGTCATGTGTCAAGAGCATCACCCAAAATGTGTCATCCCAAACCATTGCGCTTGCTTCCTCAGTTGAAAATTCTTTATTTTGTTTGAATCCTAATTTTGTATAGAATTCGACCGAGCGACCAACATCTTGCACAGGGAAATTGACAAAAACCATTGTGTTCATCTTGCTACAGCTCCTTTCAATTTTCCTCTATCATGCGCTCGTCGGTAAGCGTTGTCAAAGTATTTAACTTGGGAAAGAATTTTTTATTTTATTGGACGTATCCGCTAAATGTATAATCAACAGTACTATAAAAATAATTTTTTCATAAGTACTCCTTTTTTGTTATTTTTTAGTGAACGTTCACCTCTTGATAATAAGTGTTTTGTTTCACATTTTCAATAGCAAGAATCCTTGTTTTACAAGGTGTCACAGATTGTGACATCGAATAATCGGAAATATATCAATTCGTTTCAATAATTCGCTTTTAAGTTCTTTTATGAAATGGTTATAATGAGAGATAGAATAAGGAGGCGATGTTGTGGATTTTGGTAAAATATTAAAAGAAAAAAGGCATCAAGCAGGAATTACACAGGAAGAATTGGCAAAGAGATTAAATGTTAGTCGTTCAGCTATTTCTAATTGGGAAATCGGCAGAAATTACCCAGACATACATACACTAGTGGAAATATCGACCAGCTTAGGTGTGTCTTTAGACGAACTATTGGAAAATTCTACTATGACTGAGACGATGATTGATACTACTAAAGAAATGGCGGTGAATCAGAAAAAAAAGCGAGGAAAATTGTTTTTTGTAGTAGCACTTTGTTCGATTGTTTCAGTCATGTCGCTTTTATTTTTTTCATTTTCTAAGCAACCGACGATTGTCTTGAATGCAGTTGAAAACGCCGATTCAGAAGAGGTAGCGCTCTTTAACAAAGAAGACATCAAAGATATTACCCTCAAAGACAAGAAAATGACTGTTCTTTTTACTATACCTAAAGACAGTGAATATGTTGGCTACTATGTTGACGGAAGTAATCAAAAAGGATTTGTAAACCTTGATTTATATAAGACTGCTGATTCTGATGTCAATCAGCGGAAATTAGTACATGATGGACTGATTGAAGTAGATTTAGATATGTTTACAAAAGTGAATAAAATTAGTGTGAATTATAAAAAATAAAGCGTATTGCAAGAAGTATTCAAAAATAGCTGTATGAGGACAAATGAAGGAGTTCTATGGTTAGTGAAGGTAAGTATGGCAAAATAAAAATCTTCTAAAAAACTTTTAGAAATCATGTGAATCTTCTTGTCAACGAGCTGTATACTTCGAGTCGGATCAGGTTAAAAAGTAAGCTTCATGAAACGAATCGTTCAGTCGATTGTTTTACGGAGCTTACTTTTTTCATTACTATGCAAATTCTTTTTTACATTGATTGCTTTCTAACGTTGGCTGATTGATCGTTTGACATTTCTTAAAACTGACTCATGGCGTACGCCAAAAGATCGGCTAGGAATCAGAAATATGAAGTATTCCTCTTGTGAGTAGATCGGACAAAGGATTTTATCCTGTTAAGGTATTCCCTCCTCATCAAATATTTTTGTCCAGTTTACGATCTGAATAAGCATGGATTCACTTCTCCAGAGTTTCGCATCATATGTCGGTACACGTTCTGAGATAACTATGAAATAGAAGACTTGTTTCAATGGTAAATATTTCTAGGATAGCCAACATTCTCCTTGAATGACTTTAACAAATGGAAACTTGCTTGTTGAAAGGACGTCTCTCTTTCCATTTTTAGAACATGAGGTGGAATCGATATGGTAAACTGAAGAAAAGAGTCGAAAGCGAGGAGCTAGATGATCGAAAAGAAACCAAAAGGAAGAGACGGTGTAGTGATCCAAGAAGAGCAAGTGATTCGTCCTAAGAAAGTCTGGTCGGAGGAGGTCCAAAAATTTTTAAGTTACCTAAGGAACCAAGGTGTAACTTATGTGCCAGAACCACTAGGCTATGATGAGCAAGGAAATGAAGTGGTATCTTATCTCGCAGGTGAGGTCTATGATTATCCTTTGCCCCCTCAATTGTTGACGGACAGTGCCATTTGTTCAGCAGGTCGGTTGTTAAGAGATTTCCACGACCAAAATCAAGGATACCTTACTTCCTTAAGTGGCACAGAACCGTGGATGCTACATTCGTTCGGAGAGCGTGAGGTAATGTGTCACAATGATTTTGCGCCATACAATGTGACAACGAAAAATGGTATAGCCATTGGTATCATTGATTTTGACACGATCACACCAGGATCAAGAACCTGGGATGTAAGCTATGCCGCCTATCGCTGGGTACCTTTAGAGATGAATCAAGGAGATCCAATCACGGATGAAACGTGTCATCGTTTAAAAAAATTTATTGAAGCATACAGACTAGATGAGTCCGAGTATCCAAATTTGATTCCTACGATGATCGAGCGACTTTCTTATATGATGGACTTCATCACTAAAGCAGCGAGTCGCGGGGAAGCAAATTTTCAAAAAAATATACAAGAAGGCCATCTAAAAAAATATGAGCAAGATATTCAATGGTTGCTCGATAATGAGAAAAAAATTCTTAGAAAGTTGCAAAATGAAGAAACTTGAGAATAAGCCGTTTGATTTTTAGTTTTTTTCTTGTATACTCCTAGAAGTGTAGTTCATTCAAGTACTGTATAAGTAAAGAGCAACTTTTTTAGATTTTAAGTTTTAGAGGAGGAAACACCAATGACTATTCAATGGTTCCCAGGACACATGGCGAAAGCTAGACGTGAAGTTTCAGAAAAGATGAAATATGTTGATATCGTCTTTGAGTTAGTTGATGCACGACTACCTTTGTCTTCACGTAATCCAATGTTAGATCAAATCATCCAACAAAAACCAAGACTTGTTTTATTGAATAAAGCTGATCTAGCGGATCCGCAACAAACAAAATTATGGCAACAATACTTTAGAAAGCAAGGACATCAAGCCTTAGCAATCACCGCTCAAGAAAGTAAAGGAATCAAAGCGTTGATCCCTGCGGCAAAAGAAGCATTGAAAGAAAAACGCGAAAGAGACGCAGCTCGTGGCATCAAACCTCGAGCAATCCGCGCGATGGTCCTAGGAATTCCTAATGTAGGAAAATCGACATTGATGAATCGTTTAGTGGGCAAAAAGATTGCACAAACAGGGAATAAGCCTGGGGTAACGAAAGGGCAACAATGGCTTCGTTTAGGAAGTGAATTAGAACTATTAGATACACCTGGTATTTTATGGCCTAAGTTTGAAGATGAAGAAATCGGTAAAAAACTAGCCTTGACTGGTGCAATCAAAGACCAATTGGTACACCTTGATGATCTAGCAATTTACGGCTTAGATTTCTTTGCCAGTTACTACCCTAATAAAATCAGCGAACGTTATGGACTATCAATAGAAGAAGAGCAACAAGTTGCACCTGAGTTATTGATGACGATCACGGAACGTAGAGGGTATCGCCAAGATTATGACCGTGGGAGCGAGCTAGTCGTTTTTGATATCCGCCAAGGGAAACTTGGTCGCTATACTTTAGATCGTTGTGAAGAAATGGAAGAGACTACTCATGAGTGAATCGATCCAGAGTATCAAAGAAAAACTGAAACAACTCACAACGCTTGATGATCCGATAGTCACACAACTAAGATTAGACACAAGAAAAGGTGTCCAACAAGCGTTAAGCTCTTTTGAAAAACGCTTAGCAAAGGAAGCTTTGCTTCGTGAAAAATATGAGACGATGTCCTTCTACGAAAATGAAGGATACGCTCAAGGGTATGACCTGATTGCAGGGATCGACGAGGTAGGAAGAGGCCCCTTGGCTGGCCCTGTTGTAGCCGCAGCTGTTATTTTACCTAAAGGTGTAGAGATTTACGGATTGAACGATTCCAAGCAATTATCTGAAAAAAAACGTGAAGAACTGTATGAACAGATTCAAGAAAAAGCCCTCTCCGTCGGGATTGGTGTGATCGATGAGCAGACGATCGATCGTGTCAATATTTACGAAGCAAGTAAATTAGCGATGTGTGAAGCTCTTAAAGAATTGACACCAGAACCTACGTATTTATTGATCGATGCGATGACTTTAGATCTGCCGATTGCACAAAATAAATTGATCAAAGGAGATGCCCGTTCAATTTCGATTGCTGCTGCAAGTATCATTGCAAAAGTCTATCGCGACCGTTTGATGAAAGAATACGAGTTACAATATCCTGGCTATGGTTTTGCCAAGAATGCAGGTTATGGAACAAAAGAACATCTGTTAGGATTAGCACAACATGGCATCACGCCAATCCATCGTAAAAGTTTTGCACCAGTCAAACAATATTTATCATAAGCGATGCGCCACTTTTTACGTATCTTATAAAAAAGATTAGAAAAGGTGGCGCTTTATGGTTATATACAATGAATTTATTACAAAGTTGGCATTAGTCAAAGGACTGAGCGGAGAGCAAAAATGGCGTGTGATCAGTCATCTATTAAGTGAAAAGAAAGAATGGTTGTCGGTTGATGATATGTTGACAGTTTCGCACTTCAATCGCTCTAGAGCAA is part of the Enterococcus mundtii genome and harbors:
- a CDS encoding dihydrofolate reductase is translated as MFAAIWAQDENGLIGKEDRLPWHLPNDLKFFKQMTEANVLIMGRKTFMGMGGKPLPNRKTIVLTRDREFTAEGVLVMHDVNEVLAYEKEVDEILFVAGGSAIYEEFLPYCTILYRTVIHHSFEGDTYFPAVDWQAWSLINISPGEIDEKNSYAHQFETYKRKEEHTTEEI
- a CDS encoding DegV family protein produces the protein MTNVKIVTDSSCTMEKAVRDHLNIHVMPLSIMIDGVVYSDDDQLGGEKFMEMMAKSKSLPKTSQPPIGEFISTYDELGQDGSEVISIHMTKGLSGTVEAARQASNLTKTNVTVIDSDTTDQGLSFQVIRAAEMAKEGKSAEEILAEIEKIKNNTKLYIGISTLDNLVKGGRISRATGLLSSMLNIRVVMNFAHSELIPVTKGRGKKTFDKWFDGLKKELKALPNVRQIGISHAGATELAREFEEGLKQLFPDMDIPVLHTNPVIATHTGENAFAIMYYTD
- a CDS encoding SGNH/GDSL hydrolase family protein; the encoded protein is MKRMKQQWLLVLIPLFTAVLLFVGLSLSVPKAQPLLKPAATVTSESNQKEKLHYVAIGDSLTEGVGDQTKQGGFVPLVANDIKERYGLTAIEIENYGVNGERSDQILKRLKSNEEIQKNIETADIITLTVGGNDLMKVIQNNLFGISIRSFNKPIKKYQENVQAIIEEIRGLNKEVPIYILGIYNPFYLNFPEITDMQTIVDNWNEGTQQVVNEAENSYFIPINDLLYQGLNQEVGITEASDQSASSDSSNGTKNNVLYEEDHFHPNNLGYQLMANAVRDQLIETHEKWLVKEGNKDG
- a CDS encoding YpmS family protein; this encodes MDKRSSTVVKNKRHNYWKYAFLILLGLIIGSTIFLGTRIFANREPDLPEVPAITERQGDPVLTINTQKEKVNQLISFFLTDFQEGQDIKYKFYLENEALLNGTFEVLGFPIDFYLYFDPYVMENGNVQLKAKSLSIGTLNLPIKDVMNMIKRNYKLPEWIEINTDDLTIMLRLDQFRMQNGMYIKADKIDLVNDDIRFSLYLPKDSSTTEETTESSTN
- the msrA gene encoding peptide-methionine (S)-S-oxide reductase MsrA; the protein is MERAIFAGGCFWCMIQPFDTLPGIHTIMSGYTGGHVPNPTYEQVKAKTTGHTEAVEILYDPELISYEALLELYWQQTDPTDAFGQFEDRGDNYRPVIFYTTEEQRQKAEESKQQLAASGRFSDPIVTTIEPAETFYLAEDEHQDYYKKNPENFERNHARRAAFIADNWEGKQ
- a CDS encoding YozE family protein, giving the protein MNRSFYHYLMTLRGGKSSDALSTFATEAGKDIQFPKHSTSYEEISDYLEMNVDYLPSMDIFDKAWDHYLENNHLA
- the lepB gene encoding signal peptidase I; the protein is MTKKQRYIDRFWLFIKFLLCSIVIAFILRGFILIPVPVEGNSMENVLKQGDMVVMEKFSEIRRFDVVVFQLSDGTIYIKRVIGLPGETISYEKDQLKINGQPIEEPYLSKNIRSDHENAPYTTDFTLEELIGYTELPEDSYFVLGDNRRVSKDSRSFGTISRDEILGKARFVYYPLNEIKWIR
- a CDS encoding VOC family protein: MNTMVFVNFPVQDVGRSVEFYTKLGFKQNKEFSTEEASAMVWDDTFWVMLLTHDFYKKFLKNKEIADTKKMSGALIAFSLANAAEVKRFGEIAKENGGSYHTVEMGIPEEEMYSLEVQDPDGNTLEPMWMKI
- a CDS encoding helix-turn-helix domain-containing protein; the encoded protein is MDFGKILKEKRHQAGITQEELAKRLNVSRSAISNWEIGRNYPDIHTLVEISTSLGVSLDELLENSTMTETMIDTTKEMAVNQKKKRGKLFFVVALCSIVSVMSLLFFSFSKQPTIVLNAVENADSEEVALFNKEDIKDITLKDKKMTVLFTIPKDSEYVGYYVDGSNQKGFVNLDLYKTADSDVNQRKLVHDGLIEVDLDMFTKVNKISVNYKK
- a CDS encoding aminoglycoside phosphotransferase family protein; translated protein: MIEKKPKGRDGVVIQEEQVIRPKKVWSEEVQKFLSYLRNQGVTYVPEPLGYDEQGNEVVSYLAGEVYDYPLPPQLLTDSAICSAGRLLRDFHDQNQGYLTSLSGTEPWMLHSFGEREVMCHNDFAPYNVTTKNGIAIGIIDFDTITPGSRTWDVSYAAYRWVPLEMNQGDPITDETCHRLKKFIEAYRLDESEYPNLIPTMIERLSYMMDFITKAASRGEANFQKNIQEGHLKKYEQDIQWLLDNEKKILRKLQNEET
- the ylqF gene encoding ribosome biogenesis GTPase YlqF, producing the protein MTIQWFPGHMAKARREVSEKMKYVDIVFELVDARLPLSSRNPMLDQIIQQKPRLVLLNKADLADPQQTKLWQQYFRKQGHQALAITAQESKGIKALIPAAKEALKEKRERDAARGIKPRAIRAMVLGIPNVGKSTLMNRLVGKKIAQTGNKPGVTKGQQWLRLGSELELLDTPGILWPKFEDEEIGKKLALTGAIKDQLVHLDDLAIYGLDFFASYYPNKISERYGLSIEEEQQVAPELLMTITERRGYRQDYDRGSELVVFDIRQGKLGRYTLDRCEEMEETTHE
- a CDS encoding ribonuclease HII, whose translation is MSESIQSIKEKLKQLTTLDDPIVTQLRLDTRKGVQQALSSFEKRLAKEALLREKYETMSFYENEGYAQGYDLIAGIDEVGRGPLAGPVVAAAVILPKGVEIYGLNDSKQLSEKKREELYEQIQEKALSVGIGVIDEQTIDRVNIYEASKLAMCEALKELTPEPTYLLIDAMTLDLPIAQNKLIKGDARSISIAAASIIAKVYRDRLMKEYELQYPGYGFAKNAGYGTKEHLLGLAQHGITPIHRKSFAPVKQYLS